The Aeromicrobium yanjiei DNA segment CAGGTGGGTCGTCTCGTCGGACTGGATGACGATGCGAGCCCCTTCGTGGTTGACCCCTCGCCGCTCGAGATCCGCGATCAGCAGGTCGTCGAGATCCAGGCCGAGACCGGCGAAGTACGTCGGATGCTTGGTCTCGACGTAGACCCCGATCGGCTCGTCACGGCCGACGCTGGCCTCCTCGGCGATGTCGAGGACCTCCTCGAAGGTCAGGATCTCCTCGGTGTGGGCCAGTGGGATGTTCTGCGGGCGCAGCTTGGGCAGCCGCTCGCGCGTCCGGAGCGTCTTGATCTCCTCGAGCGTGAAGTCCTCGGTGAACCAGCCCGCGCGGGGCACTCCGTCCACGACCTTGAGAGTCTTGCGGTCCGCGAACTCGGGCCGCTCGGCGACGTCGGTCGTCCCGTCGATCTCGTTCTCGTGGCGGGCGACGAGCACCCCGTCCCGGGTCGCGACGACGTCGGGCTCGATGTAGTCGCAGCCCTGCTCGATCGCCAGCAGATAGGACGCCCTGGTGTGCTCGAGACGCTCCCCGGGCACCCCGCGGTGGCC contains these protein-coding regions:
- a CDS encoding glycerophosphodiester phosphodiesterase family protein is translated as MTGSMPATPVVIGHRGVPGERLEHTRASYLLAIEQGCDYIEPDVVATRDGVLVARHENEIDGTTDVAERPEFADRKTLKVVDGVPRAGWFTEDFTLEEIKTLRTRERLPKLRPQNIPLAHTEEILTFEEVLDIAEEASVGRDEPIGVYVETKHPTYFAGLGLDLDDLLIADLERRGVNHEGARIVIQSDETTHLRALRERTPLTLVQLLDRQGAPYDLKAAGDPRSYAALATPEGLRDVAAYADGIGPNKSLVIGRDRAQRLTRETGLVRDAHELGLLVHVWTMRNENNFLPVDLRLGRDKAAHGDAVREYLAFYDAGVDGVFSDFTQTAVRAREAWAARR